The genomic window CTCCCCACTCTGCCTGCTCCGCTCTTCTCTTCCCGGCAGAAAGATCAGACGCTAGGGGGTGAAGGAGTCCCTATTGCTTGGGTCTCCAGGTCCCGAAacacccctctccccaaagctgACCTAGGCAGATGCCCAGTCTCACCTTAAAGGAAGACTTCCTTTCCTTCGGGTCACCCACACAAAGCTGAGTGTTACTGTTGTAATTGGGTAAGTAGGATTTGCACACCCGGTCCTGCTGCACGGTCAGCTCCACCTCCTGCAGAGTGTCTGACCGTCTGCCATTTGGGGTGACTCTCCCCCAGCCTGCCACACTGCAcacctctccaggcctcaccTGAGTCTTGCCCCAGTGCAGGCTGAGGGGCTGCACAGCTGCAGTCAGCTTGGCCTTTCTCTCCAGCTGatgggaagaggcaagaaagtccagctcagccactgtcctcctgggcctggacaccgCGATGGGGCTGCACTGACTTCCCTCTccgctgagccactgggactCATCAGGAGGCCAGGATGGGAAGGATGGGAGGGACAAATTGCAGTGGGAGGGGAAGAAACCTGGACCCAGGACAGCAAGAGCAGCAGGGAGGTTCCCTTACCTTTAGCAACATGATGTCATTGTTGAGGTTCTTGGAATTATAGTGTTGGGGGTGGATGGCTTCCCTCACAGAGATGACCTGCTGGGTCCTCTCTTGCTTCTTAATGTTGTGGGCCCCGAGGGTCACCATCATTGAGCTACACGGAAAGCAGGGTGAGGATGTGGGAGGCATGAAGTCAAAGGAGATCCAGCCCGGGAGCCATGAAGGGCAAGTGAcagctggggcagggcagggatgcCGGTAGGAGAAATCGAAACAACAGGAGTACTGGGCAGTGGGTGACTCTGAGAGGGATTCTGGGAGCTTTCTCTAGCCCTCAGGCAATATTGTGAAGGACTCTGAGTTTGCCTTTTGACCCTAGTGCATGGAATCATCTTCCACAGCTGCTTCATTTGACCAGTGTGGTCTCTCTTCTCAACTGGGCCACTAGCTCTCACCTCTGACCCTTTGACCCCAAGCTGACCTGTCTTATTCTCACTTTCCATCACCCAGGCATGCTCTCAGATGGCTCCTCTGATGAGCTGTCATGGCCTTGAGTTACCAGGAGCCGGGGGAGCTACCCTGGGCTGCAGGCCCTGGGCAGAGAACAGGGGTCCCTTGGGGGTCTCAGGAGGGTTAATTGACTGTGGCACCTCACCTTCCCCTGCAGTGAGCCGCCGTCAGAACAAAGTCCTCTCGCACAAGGACACCGCCGCagctcttcccttctttttcagTCACAGACAGAACAAATGCCATGTAGGGGCGGGAGTGGGGAGAGGCCTCATGTCCCCCGATGATCTCCCCTGAAGGAAAAGTCTTATCTACTTGTGTGCACCCAGCGAGTCCACTAGGCATGCGTCACCTTGATGGCTCAGGACTGCTGGGCATCTGGGAGCCCGAGATGGCCTGGAGTTGAGAGGGGCTTGGGTGGGGCTTTCCCtctagaaaaaggaagaggagcaggCTGGCCTGTGAATGTGTCCTCCACAGATAATTGGAGGTGAGCATATGCATCTTAGGGACAGCAAAGTCCTAGGGGCTCCTGAGAATTCCTCTCCTGACTTTGCTTTGTTTCAAGAGCGTTTCTAAGGCCCTGTTGTCCTGTGATGTCTGGGATGATGCTGCTTTCCAGCGGCCAGGACTTAACTTTAGGGATCTAGATGTTGTCATAGCCTGTTTCCCATggcctgacacatagtgggtGCCCAAAAGTTGTTTGTTGGCTGCATGAAGGAATGGCCACCAATGGGCCTGAAGGAGAGTTTGTAGGGCCAGTGCTTGTGGGATTCTGGAAAGCAGAGAAGTTCAGGTCTGCAAACAGTGGCTCCATCCTGGAAAGAAGGGAGCTGCTAAaggcctgggaagaaaagcagagtTGGAGAAGGGACTGAGGGGCCTTGGGACTGAGCAAGGCACCAGCAGTCCTCTGGGGTCAGTAGTCCCACCAACTCCG from Equus asinus isolate D_3611 breed Donkey chromosome 2, EquAss-T2T_v2, whole genome shotgun sequence includes these protein-coding regions:
- the LOC139046359 gene encoding granzyme B-like, with the protein product MQPLLLLLAYLLSPGAEAGEIIGGHEASPHSRPYMAFVLSVTEKEGKSCGGVLVREDFVLTAAHCRGSSMMVTLGAHNIKKQERTQQVISVREAIHPQHYNSKNLNNDIMLLKLERKAKLTAAVQPLSLHWGKTQVRPGEVCSVAGWGRVTPNGRRSDTLQEVELTVQQDRVCKSYLPNYNSNTQLCVGDPKERKSSFKGDSGGPLVCDNMIQGIVSYGQNNGKPPRVFTKVSSFLPWIKRIMKNL